ATTTTGTGGATATGTTCCATCAAGCTTACTAAACAACTACCTCATGAGTAAACTTGGTTTGCATTTTCTATATTCAACAGcatgtattttttcattgttttcatgTGCTTTGTACCTCTTCAAGGCGCCATATTTTATTCTTCCATTTGCTGCAGCGGTATTAGGATGGGTAAACGGTGTTTTCGATTGCTGCTTGAATTATTTTGTTGGAAATTTAGAATACTCAAATCAACTATTAGGATTGATGCATTCGATGTATGGTACAGGTTGCCTTATTACACCTGTTTTatctatttatttgattAAAAGAGGAATGGATTGGAGCCACTATTATTTAATTGCAGTGGTTCTTTCCTTTGTTAACTTTTTGATGGTgtattttctcttcaaagaTGAAACTAGTCATAAATACAACTACACAGCATACGAGACCAGGAATCAATCCCAAATGGAATCACCAATagatgaagttgatggCTTCAAATTGGAAAACTCAAATGAACCCACGATTATAGAAACTTTGACCAACAAATACGTGATGTTTTAttgtttggttttatttatttatgtTGGTGCAGAATTAAGTGTTGGTATTTGGTTGAATAATTACCTTTTCCGGATCAAGCACTTGACAGAAGAATTTTCATCCCAAATGGTATCTTTATTTTGGCTATTCATGACCTTGGGGAGAGGGGTTATGGGATTTTACACGGGAAGATAccatgaaaataaagaaatcaaagctgttgttgtttacTGTTTCCTAGTGGCACTTGggtgtttctttttttgggTTTTTCAATCTTCAGTTTTGATCCAAGGCTTTTCTATATGCTTTGCAGCCTGGTTTGTTGGTCCTTTATTTGGAACAACCATAATAATTTCACTGAAAACATTACCAAAAAAGTACTCTCTCCACGGTATTTCGTTGATTGCTGGTTTGGGTGGTGCTGGCGCAGCAATTATTCCAGGGATCATGGGTTGGATTTCAGAACATTTAGGGTCGTCAAAAGATCAGAACGGCCATAGCGATGGGGCAGggttatatttttttccagaGCTGGTGTTCTTCACCTTTTCTTTGGCTGCCTCGCTGTG
The window above is part of the Pichia kudriavzevii chromosome 1, complete sequence genome. Proteins encoded here:
- a CDS encoding uncharacterized protein (PKUD0A08500; similar to Saccharomyces cerevisiae YOL137W (BSC6); ancestral locus Anc_3.24), which translates into the protein MTIVSDFEGAYVGHSLQLHEPLNDLRRTSSASASVKPSFTSERPKLEEFVIEEYEANNSLLDSELPTQIQFENCTVLLENKNIFVNNKLKLQMLTAMLSLLLHGLTDQILGSLVEYFLSYYKIDRFQVSILFIAQFCGYVPSSLLNNYLMSKLGLHFLYSTACIFSLFSCALYLFKAPYFILPFAAAVLGWVNGVFDCCLNYFVGNLEYSNQLLGLMHSMYGTGCLITPVLSIYLIKRGMDWSHYYLIAVVLSFVNFLMVYFLFKDETSHKYNYTAYETRNQSQMESPIDEVDGFKLENSNEPTIIETLTNKYVMFYCLVLFIYVGAELSVGIWLNNYLFRIKHLTEEFSSQMVSLFWLFMTLGRGVMGFYTGRYHENKEIKAVVVYCFLVALGCFFFWVFQSSVLIQGFSICFAAWFVGPLFGTTIIISLKTLPKKYSLHGISLIAGLGGAGAAIIPGIMGWISEHLGSSKDQNGHSDGAGLYFFPELVFFTFSLAASLWFGFYIYNKETFDKNVRLK